In Spirosoma pollinicola, the genomic window TTGTCCGGCAGAAGTGTGTGTACCCTTTGTGATTAGTCAATCCAAACGGGTCAGGCGCATTGGCGATGCGCGTTAGTATTTCGATAAACGATTGATTTATTTTCTGTCTGGCCCGCCTTCGTTGCGGGCCAGCTTTGTTTATAGCCGCGCTAAAGTGACGTCAATTTTGCCCTAAGCCCAGCCTGTAGAAGGTGACAATAAGTAATTAACCCAGATGTTAGAATTCACTTAAACTATCAGCTTTATTAGCCTAAAGGTATACAAATTTCAATAAATAGACTACTTATTTATTGTTTATATAAAGAAGTAAAGGAAAAGGACATTTACATCAATCGACAAAGTGTTGATTATCAGAACAATAATTTGTCATGTATATGCAATACTAACTTATTGGCACAATAATTGGGATGTAACGAATATACAACTATATGTACCTTAAAGGTTACGCCTTAAGCTTTAGTGAACGATCATGTCCAGACTCAATATAGGGTTCATTTTCATCATTGTCATACAACTACTTACTACGGGTAGTCAAAGCCTGGCTCAGGCTGTTTGTGGTAATCCACAACTAACTGATGATCAAGTAGCCTTACAGGAAAAGCGGCTCGTTCAACGAAAAAATAAACCGTCGGCTCGCCTGGCAGCACAAATTCAGTATATACCCATCCGATTTCATGTAGTTCGGCAAAGCGATGGCACTGGTGGTGTTGATATGACTAGCCTGAATCGGGCATTGGTGTTACTCAACCAGGTGTATCAGCCCATAAATATTGCCTTTTATTTATGTAGTACACAACCGCATTATATTGATAACACAGTGCTTTTTGATTATGACAGTACTGAAGAGAGCACCCTGGCTGATGAAAATGATGTACCCAATGCGATCAACATATACTTACCCAATACGGTAAGCTATGGCGGTGGTCAGGTAGCAGGCTATTCTTATTTCCCCTCATCAATAGCTATGACAAATCGATTATTTGTTAAGGCCAGTCAGGTAGCAACCAATACGCTTAGTCATGAGCTTGGTCATTATTTTAATTTATACCATACATTCCAAAGTAACAGAAGCAGCAATGTAGCCAGCCGGGAATTAGTCATTCGACCAGGTGAACTACAGCAGGGTCGTCCTTTTCCAGCCAACTGCACAAGCGCAGGCGACTTCGTATACGATACCCCCGCCGACCCCTATGGCATTCCAGGAGCCACCACATCGGGATGTACGTATTCAGGCACTATTACTGACGCAAATGGTGATTCATTCCAGCCAATGATGTCGAATATAATGTCCTATTATTTAACCTGCGACAAGGCTAGTACGTTTACCCCTGGCCAATATACCCGCCTGGTAGCAGGGCTTGATTTCCGGCTTGACCCCTCGAATGAGTATACCCTGAATTGCGCAGGTACTTTACAAGAACCACCAACGAATTTAACCGTTAGCAGCACGAAAACCGGGGTTCAGTTGCAATTTCTCTATGCCGGAAATGATGCAGCCGGTTTCTTTATAGAACGCTCGCTGGAGCCTACGGCTAATTTTACAGTCGTTGGAAGCCTGCCACCAGATTCGTACGTGTATGTGGATGGCTCAGTGGTCGCCAATACCACCTACTACTATCGAATAAAGGCGTCAAATGCATCTACTCACTATAGTGCCGTACAAATGATCACGACGGGCCTGATTCATTGTATCCCAACCTACACATGGCCTGTCGAAAATTTTACGCCCAAAATAGATGACTTTATTCTAACAGGAAGTCAATCGACGTTGCGTTCCATAGCAACTGGAGCGGGGAAAGTCGGTTACTCCGATTTTACGACAATAGAGCATAACGTCGTATCTGGCAGAACATATTCGTTCACGGCAAGTGCGGTGACGGGAAATTCGGGAAGTTTCATTAACCAGCACCTAACGATCTGGCTCGACAGTAATCGCGATGGTCTTTTCAGCAGTACAGAAGTCCTTTTTCAATCGTCGGCCAGCCAATTATTAAATCCTTCACTAACGAGTACCATCAGTATACCTGCATCTATGCCTATTGGCCCGGCCCAGCTTCGCCTGCGAAGTCGATACGCGCCAGATGGTTTGGCAGAAAGCCCCTGCGACCCCTATTTGTTTGGCGAAGCCGAAGATTATACACTGATTATCAGCAATCCAACTCCACCAGCCTGTTTCAGCCTGATGGCCTCGGCGACACCTGTGCATTGCACTGGCAATAGCGATGGAACTGTCAGTCTTTCTGTGCTAGGTGGTACGGCGCCCTTCTCCTACTCAGTAGCGAACCTGTCAAATTCAACCGGCACATTTATCAACTTACCAGCCGGTAATTATAGGGCTACAGTAACTGATGCCAATGCCTGTAAACTCGGTTTAGATGTCACAATCATTGAGCCCGCCATGCTTTCGGCCAGCCTGACGGGAACAACGGTCGTTTGTGGCACCCGCGCGGTCGCGTTAAACGTGTCGGTATCCGGTGAAAATGGCCCATATACGCTACAATTGAGCGATGGGCTGACTGTACGCACGATTACGAATTATGCAAGCAACACCCCTATTTCAGTTTTGCCCGACAATACTACCCAGTATCAACTACTAACGATAACCGATGCAAAAAACTGTTCGGTCAGTCTGGTAAAAGCGTCGGCAACCGTTACAGTAAACCCAATAAATCAGGCCGTTATTTTGCCCGGTAGTGCATCGGTGTGCAGTGGTCTAGCACTTAAACTAACTGCCAGCCAGGGCAGTCAGTATAAATGGAGCACCGGTCAAACCAGCGCACAGCTAGTTGTGATGAATTCCGGCACTTATTCGGTCACGATCACCAGTGCAGCGGGTTGTACCAGTACGGCAGCGGCTTCAGTTCTGGCGACTCCCTGCATAAAGTCAGTGTTATTCAGGAGCAAGGTACTTCTTGAGGGGTTTATCGACGCGAACACGGCCTTAATGCATAGCCTGTTGGCTTTGAGAAACCTACTACCAAAGCAACAACCGTTTTCGGCCCAACCCTGGCTCTATACAGGACCAGAGCAGGTTACAAACTTTCCAGCCAACGTAACCGATTGGGTGCTGGTGATGGCCAGAAATGCGTCGAATGTAATTATTGCTCGAAAAGCGGCCTTCATTCGAAACGACGGGATACTCATTGACCTCGACGGCACCGAAGGCATCCTGTTCACAGCGATCCCGGAACCAGTTTATATGTCGATACATCATCGCAGTCATCTGGCCATTCTATCGGCCAACGAGGCCGTCGACAATCAACTGGTCGATTTCACGACCGATGCCACAGCGGCACGAGGCACGCAGCCTTTTATCCAAATAGGCAGCAAACTGGCCATGTACTCCGGCGACTATGATGCTAATGGTGTCATTAACAGCACAGATTACAACAAATGGAAAGTAAATGCGTCGGCCGTTGGGCGCTATCTGTCTATTGACGGAGATGGCAACGGAATCGTTAACAATCAAGACTTTAACAAGTGGACACTCAACCGGTCAAAAATTGGAATCCCCGGCTTATAATTTCTTCCATTCATTTGCAAAACAGCTACATGAACAATTTTTTGAATTTCTTAGCCAGTGCTGTTTTAAGCCTGCTGGTCATTTGCTTAGCCACGCATGATGCGCAGGCACAAACAGCCAACCTTAGCGTATCGACCCAACTCGATTGCGCAAGTGGCCACTATCTCGCTACCATGCAAATTCGGGCTAGCGATGCAACCTCTTTTTCTATTGGCACGTCGTCTGTATTTTTAACCTATGACCCCAACTCCCTGACCTTTGTCAGTTATCAATCGCTCAATTTCGACCAAAACTCACTGTGTGGTGATCAGGCACTTTGGGATATGCATAGTTCCGACGGGACCAGCCCTGGTTTGTTTAACCTGACAATGTCACTGAACAGTACATCCGTAAGTTGTCCATTAATTAACAATACAGACTGGGTCAGTATTGGCACGATCACGTTTAACGTAAAAAACCCGGATGGTAATCCAGCATTGAATTTTGTCCCCAATTTTAGCAGCTTCAACGCCGTACCGGCCAACAATGGCGTGGTTCGAATTCAAACCGGTCAATTCACAGGCGTAAATCAGGCGGGCGTTCTTCGTTGCGCTCCAGTCTGTTCGCTGAGTCTGACAACGCCCAGCCTTCCCGTTGGTCAGGCAGGTTCGGCTTACAACCAGGCCCTGGCGGTCAGTGGTGGCACAGCTCCCCTGGCCTACACCGTAGTGGGAGGTAGTTTGCCGGCAGGGTTGAGTTTATCCCCAACAACAGGGGTGATTTCGGGTACGCCTACCTTAGCCACCACGACTTCATTCACTGTGCTTGTTACTGACAGCCAGTCCTGTTCGGCACAGAGTGCATTGTCCATTACGACTTCGGCGGCTCCGGTCTGCTCGCTGTCGGCCGTTGTTACGCCTGGCCTCTGTAGCACCGCCAACAACCAATATACACTAACAGGCACCCTGAGTTTAACGAATGCTACGGCTGGCAGCCTGCTTATTGCTGATGGCAACCTGTCGGCTATTGTATCCATAACAGCCAATCAAACAACTGCCAGTTTCTCACTGGCAGGCCTTACTTCAGATGGGGCAGCGCATACAGTGTCAACAAGTCTGACAGGTTGTAACAATACAAGCTCTACCTATATCTCACCACAAAGTTGTGCATTGCCCCCCTGTCTATCGACAGACTGTATCCCTATAACAGTTAGTCGACTGTGATGAGTAGATGGATATAAGTCAGGTTTCACACGCCCGAACGACATAAGGCAGGCGTCGTATTTCTGCTCCTGCTTTGCCACGACCAAAACTATTTTGGTTCTGGCAAAGCAGGAGTTTTTTGTTCAAGAGCGAATAAGCTAAAAATGGGTCAACTTTTAAACGTCCTATTTTGTTATCCCAGAACGCAGATGCCATTTCATCTGTTAACTTTGCGGCTTTATTTAGCGCTGTCACGATAAATCTATTATGTTATCCATCAGTAATTTACATGCCTCGATTGGCGAAAAAGAAATTTTAAGAGGACTCAACCTGGAAGTCAACGCCGGTGAGGTTCACGCTATTATGGGTCCCAATGGTGCTGGCAAAAGCACGCTGGCATCGGTACTGGCAGGTCGTGAGGACTATGACGTAACGAGCGGCAGTGTCATTTTCGATGGCAAAGATTTATTAGATATGGCGCCGGAAGATCGGGCTGCCGAAGGTATTTTTCTGGCGTTTCAATACCCTATTGAAATTCCGGGTGTGAGCACAACAAACTTCCTGAAAACAGCGCTCAACGAAATTCGCAAGTATCGCGGTCAGGAATCGCTCGATGCCGTGCAGTTTCTGAAGTTGATGAAAGAAAAAATGAAGCTCGTCAATATTGACCAGTCTTTATTAAGCCGTTCATTGAACGAGGGTTTCTCGGGAGGAGAGAAAAAACGGAACGAAATTTTCCAAATGGCCATGCTCGAACCGAAACTGGCGATTCTAGACGAAACCGATTCGGGTCTTGACATTGATGCCCTGCGTATTGTGGCCGACGGTGTCAACAAGCTTCGGTCGCCGGAGCGGGCTACCATCGTGGTAACCCACTATCAACGCTTACTGGATTATATCGTGCCCGACTACGTGCACGTATTATATAAAGGTCGTATTGTGAAGTCCGGCCCGAAAGAGCTGGCCCTCGAACTGGAAGAAAAAGGGTACGACTGGATAAAGGCAGAAGCCGAAGTAAATCAGTGAAGGATGTAGAATGAAACGTGCCTACTAATCGCTTTGTACGTTTCATTCTACATTCTACATTCTTCACTAACTAT contains:
- a CDS encoding GEVED domain-containing protein → MSRLNIGFIFIIVIQLLTTGSQSLAQAVCGNPQLTDDQVALQEKRLVQRKNKPSARLAAQIQYIPIRFHVVRQSDGTGGVDMTSLNRALVLLNQVYQPINIAFYLCSTQPHYIDNTVLFDYDSTEESTLADENDVPNAINIYLPNTVSYGGGQVAGYSYFPSSIAMTNRLFVKASQVATNTLSHELGHYFNLYHTFQSNRSSNVASRELVIRPGELQQGRPFPANCTSAGDFVYDTPADPYGIPGATTSGCTYSGTITDANGDSFQPMMSNIMSYYLTCDKASTFTPGQYTRLVAGLDFRLDPSNEYTLNCAGTLQEPPTNLTVSSTKTGVQLQFLYAGNDAAGFFIERSLEPTANFTVVGSLPPDSYVYVDGSVVANTTYYYRIKASNASTHYSAVQMITTGLIHCIPTYTWPVENFTPKIDDFILTGSQSTLRSIATGAGKVGYSDFTTIEHNVVSGRTYSFTASAVTGNSGSFINQHLTIWLDSNRDGLFSSTEVLFQSSASQLLNPSLTSTISIPASMPIGPAQLRLRSRYAPDGLAESPCDPYLFGEAEDYTLIISNPTPPACFSLMASATPVHCTGNSDGTVSLSVLGGTAPFSYSVANLSNSTGTFINLPAGNYRATVTDANACKLGLDVTIIEPAMLSASLTGTTVVCGTRAVALNVSVSGENGPYTLQLSDGLTVRTITNYASNTPISVLPDNTTQYQLLTITDAKNCSVSLVKASATVTVNPINQAVILPGSASVCSGLALKLTASQGSQYKWSTGQTSAQLVVMNSGTYSVTITSAAGCTSTAAASVLATPCIKSVLFRSKVLLEGFIDANTALMHSLLALRNLLPKQQPFSAQPWLYTGPEQVTNFPANVTDWVLVMARNASNVIIARKAAFIRNDGILIDLDGTEGILFTAIPEPVYMSIHHRSHLAILSANEAVDNQLVDFTTDATAARGTQPFIQIGSKLAMYSGDYDANGVINSTDYNKWKVNASAVGRYLSIDGDGNGIVNNQDFNKWTLNRSKIGIPGL
- a CDS encoding Ig domain-containing protein, which gives rise to MNNFLNFLASAVLSLLVICLATHDAQAQTANLSVSTQLDCASGHYLATMQIRASDATSFSIGTSSVFLTYDPNSLTFVSYQSLNFDQNSLCGDQALWDMHSSDGTSPGLFNLTMSLNSTSVSCPLINNTDWVSIGTITFNVKNPDGNPALNFVPNFSSFNAVPANNGVVRIQTGQFTGVNQAGVLRCAPVCSLSLTTPSLPVGQAGSAYNQALAVSGGTAPLAYTVVGGSLPAGLSLSPTTGVISGTPTLATTTSFTVLVTDSQSCSAQSALSITTSAAPVCSLSAVVTPGLCSTANNQYTLTGTLSLTNATAGSLLIADGNLSAIVSITANQTTASFSLAGLTSDGAAHTVSTSLTGCNNTSSTYISPQSCALPPCLSTDCIPITVSRL
- the sufC gene encoding Fe-S cluster assembly ATPase SufC; translation: MLSISNLHASIGEKEILRGLNLEVNAGEVHAIMGPNGAGKSTLASVLAGREDYDVTSGSVIFDGKDLLDMAPEDRAAEGIFLAFQYPIEIPGVSTTNFLKTALNEIRKYRGQESLDAVQFLKLMKEKMKLVNIDQSLLSRSLNEGFSGGEKKRNEIFQMAMLEPKLAILDETDSGLDIDALRIVADGVNKLRSPERATIVVTHYQRLLDYIVPDYVHVLYKGRIVKSGPKELALELEEKGYDWIKAEAEVNQ